Proteins encoded by one window of Desulfovibrio oxyclinae DSM 11498:
- the greA gene encoding transcription elongation factor GreA → MSRIPISIQGYESVKKELDELKKERPGVIQAIKEAREEGDLKENAGYDAARERQGMLEARISHIESRMPYFDLIDLDKQNSDEILFGATVEIEDMETEEVKKYTLLGADEADYKNGTISIMSPVAQALLGKMEGDEIVVDAPRGKIEYEIISVKYEGAAAVKR, encoded by the coding sequence ATGAGCCGCATTCCCATTTCGATTCAGGGTTATGAGAGCGTCAAAAAAGAACTGGACGAACTGAAGAAGGAACGTCCGGGAGTCATTCAGGCAATCAAGGAAGCCCGTGAAGAAGGCGACCTCAAGGAAAACGCCGGATACGACGCGGCCCGTGAACGTCAGGGCATGCTGGAGGCGCGCATCAGCCACATTGAATCCCGCATGCCGTATTTCGACCTGATCGACCTCGACAAGCAGAACAGCGATGAGATTCTTTTCGGCGCGACTGTTGAGATTGAGGACATGGAAACCGAGGAAGTCAAGAAGTACACGCTTCTCGGTGCCGACGAAGCCGACTACAAGAACGGCACCATTTCCATCATGTCTCCGGTGGCACAGGCGCTGCTTGGCAAGATGGAAGGCGACGAAATCGTTGTTGACGCCCCGCGTGGGAAGATCGAATACGAGATCATTTCCGTCAAATACGAGGGTGCCGCCGCTGTGAAGCGCTAG
- a CDS encoding TetR/AcrR family transcriptional regulator translates to MGKNTKEHILEIGANLVHRQGFNNTGISEVLREADVPKGSFYFYFSSKEAFGLELVEFHRIRFVEAMRRQLEESELPPLDRLRGMFAGLRNRLDESGYALGCPIGNLSQEMGDLNPLFAKAIARVFDAMSRYAEGVLSQAKERGDIPVIIDPRETADFIVNSWQGALVRMKASKSPEPLDQFEKFVFSIILDQY, encoded by the coding sequence ATGGGAAAAAACACGAAAGAACACATCCTTGAGATCGGCGCGAACCTTGTGCACCGGCAGGGGTTCAACAATACCGGTATTTCCGAGGTCCTTCGGGAAGCGGACGTCCCCAAGGGCTCGTTCTATTTCTATTTTTCCAGCAAGGAAGCATTCGGTCTGGAACTGGTGGAGTTCCACAGAATTCGCTTTGTTGAAGCCATGCGCCGGCAGTTGGAGGAGTCCGAACTGCCGCCGCTTGATCGACTCAGGGGCATGTTTGCCGGCCTGCGCAACAGACTTGATGAAAGCGGTTATGCCCTTGGATGTCCCATCGGCAATCTCTCCCAGGAAATGGGAGACTTGAACCCCTTATTCGCAAAGGCTATTGCTCGCGTGTTCGACGCCATGTCACGGTATGCGGAGGGAGTCCTTTCGCAGGCCAAGGAGCGCGGAGACATTCCGGTCATAATTGATCCACGGGAAACGGCGGACTTCATCGTCAATTCCTGGCAGGGAGCTCTTGTGCGTATGAAAGCCAGTAAATCTCCGGAGCCGCTGGATCAGTTCGAAAAATTCGTTTTCTCCATTATTCTGGACCAATATTAG
- a CDS encoding DEAD/DEAH box helicase codes for MTDDTRPDQGAETESKGSEQLPEISFDQLPEPLMDACKRVGWSDIMPVQKKALPYVMQGRDVMVQARTGSGKTGAFVLPLLDRIKPDSTDCQALVLVPTRELAKQVAQEAKNLAGDSGINVVAVYGGVGYKAQLDAFSEGAQIVVGTPGRVLDHLKGGSLNLNKLQVLIFDEADRMLSIGFYPDMKRIQAFLPDRLAGAFMFSATYPPVVLRLADQFLHKPDFLSLSQDQVNVAEIENIFYEVPAMGKERHLLKLIETENPTSAIVFCNTKRNVEFVATVIKQFGFDAEPLTADLSQNKRESVLNRIREGQLRILVATDVAARGIDIPELSHVFMFEPPEDPESYIHRAGRTGRAGASGTVITLVDLVQKAELKRIAAKFKINLVEREIPDDEEVASVIEERLTAMLEKKRRDLTYFQGERISRFLDIAKRFAEEDDTLVLLGMLMDEFYQQSLHTPPEVPLSEQPKKSPQKGKGKPDRKPSGDKKPSGDKAGSDDKPKRKRRPRRRKKKPAENKGSGE; via the coding sequence ATGACTGACGACACCAGACCCGACCAGGGAGCCGAAACCGAAAGCAAGGGCTCCGAACAACTTCCCGAAATTTCCTTTGATCAACTGCCCGAACCGCTTATGGACGCCTGCAAACGTGTAGGCTGGTCCGACATCATGCCCGTGCAGAAGAAGGCGCTGCCTTACGTCATGCAGGGACGCGACGTCATGGTTCAGGCCCGCACCGGCTCGGGAAAGACCGGCGCCTTCGTGCTGCCGCTTCTCGACCGCATAAAGCCCGACTCCACCGACTGTCAGGCACTCGTGCTTGTCCCCACCCGCGAACTCGCAAAGCAGGTCGCTCAGGAAGCCAAGAACCTTGCCGGAGACTCCGGTATCAACGTCGTGGCCGTCTACGGCGGTGTTGGCTACAAGGCCCAGCTCGACGCCTTTTCCGAGGGCGCACAGATCGTGGTGGGTACGCCCGGTCGAGTGCTCGACCACCTCAAGGGTGGCTCGCTGAACCTGAACAAACTGCAGGTTCTCATCTTCGACGAAGCCGACCGTATGCTCTCCATCGGCTTCTACCCCGACATGAAACGCATTCAGGCATTTTTACCCGACAGGCTCGCCGGCGCGTTCATGTTCTCCGCAACCTATCCGCCCGTGGTACTGCGTCTGGCCGACCAGTTCCTGCACAAGCCGGATTTCCTGAGCCTTTCGCAGGATCAGGTCAACGTTGCGGAAATCGAAAACATTTTCTATGAGGTCCCGGCCATGGGCAAGGAGCGCCATCTGCTCAAGCTCATCGAGACCGAGAACCCCACGTCCGCCATCGTGTTCTGCAACACCAAGCGCAACGTGGAATTCGTGGCCACGGTCATCAAGCAGTTCGGCTTTGACGCCGAACCGCTGACCGCCGACCTTTCGCAGAACAAGCGCGAAAGCGTGCTGAATCGCATCCGCGAAGGCCAACTCAGGATTCTCGTGGCCACCGACGTCGCCGCGCGCGGCATCGATATTCCCGAGCTTTCCCACGTCTTCATGTTCGAACCGCCGGAAGACCCGGAGTCCTACATCCACCGTGCGGGCAGAACCGGCAGGGCTGGCGCGTCCGGAACCGTCATCACCCTCGTGGACCTCGTCCAGAAGGCCGAACTCAAGCGCATTGCCGCAAAATTCAAGATAAATCTCGTCGAACGCGAAATCCCGGACGACGAGGAGGTGGCCTCGGTCATTGAGGAACGCCTCACGGCAATGCTTGAGAAAAAACGCCGCGACCTGACCTATTTTCAGGGCGAACGCATTTCCCGCTTTCTGGACATCGCCAAACGTTTTGCCGAGGAAGATGATACGCTGGTGCTGCTGGGCATGTTGATGGATGAATTCTATCAGCAGTCGCTGCATACCCCGCCCGAAGTGCCCCTTTCGGAACAGCCCAAGAAGAGTCCTCAAAAGGGCAAGGGAAAACCTGACCGAAAGCCTTCCGGCGACAAAAAGCCCTCAGGCGACAAGGCGGGCTCGGATGACAAGCCCAAACGCAAACGCAGGCCGCGCAGGCGAAAGAAGAAGCCCGCTGAAAACAAAGGCTCGGGTGAATAA
- a CDS encoding flagellar protein FliT — MCDFSTDSVSCQGFCPRCGTEHSLKAGSAMEACRKLMTELERHGRIDWHLPESEADPRLSTTPLFGQPRGQMFGVMTYEDAAGNPGVAKAFSGQFNGVWAVKGWAPPLVEQEAFDEVSRHIEPEIKRLGRRIQALNGDATLRAELKRMRRELSSQLMREIHELYVLRNFKNESAQLQHVFQGKGIPTGTGDCCAPKLLQLAAVNGWRPLGIAEFFWGRENRSGTREHARFYPACIEKCRPILGFMLCGSQG; from the coding sequence ATGTGCGATTTTTCTACGGATTCCGTTTCCTGCCAGGGCTTTTGCCCCCGATGCGGTACCGAGCATTCTCTCAAGGCCGGTTCGGCCATGGAGGCGTGCCGGAAACTCATGACCGAGCTGGAGCGTCATGGACGCATTGATTGGCATCTGCCGGAAAGCGAGGCTGACCCAAGGCTTTCGACCACACCGCTTTTCGGTCAGCCGCGTGGCCAGATGTTCGGTGTGATGACGTACGAGGATGCCGCAGGAAACCCGGGCGTTGCAAAAGCCTTTTCCGGTCAGTTCAATGGCGTCTGGGCCGTGAAGGGCTGGGCTCCTCCGTTGGTCGAGCAGGAGGCTTTTGACGAGGTTTCCCGCCATATTGAGCCGGAAATCAAACGGCTGGGGCGCAGAATTCAGGCTCTTAATGGGGATGCCACGCTTCGCGCGGAACTCAAACGCATGCGACGTGAGCTGTCTTCGCAACTCATGCGGGAGATTCATGAACTATACGTTCTCAGAAATTTCAAGAATGAGAGCGCCCAGCTTCAGCACGTCTTTCAAGGCAAGGGGATTCCAACCGGAACCGGTGACTGCTGCGCGCCCAAGCTGCTCCAGTTGGCAGCCGTCAATGGCTGGCGACCTCTTGGAATAGCGGAATTCTTCTGGGGGCGGGAAAATCGTTCAGGCACCAGGGAACACGCTCGTTTCTATCCTGCCTGCATTGAAAAATGCCGCCCGATATTGGGGTTCATGCTTTGCGGTTCTCAAGGCTAA